From Spea bombifrons isolate aSpeBom1 chromosome 6, aSpeBom1.2.pri, whole genome shotgun sequence, a single genomic window includes:
- the LOC128500125 gene encoding calcium-activated chloride channel regulator 1-like has translation MELLNILTVVSLFHTVHCARESLVQLKDNGYEDIVIAISPNQPENPQLIEKIKNMLTDASTYMLQATKKRVFIRSAKILIPNTWSSKSDYGRPKMESYDKADLIVADPFIYGDDPYTLQYGRCGERGKYIHLTPNFLLNDEVLRIYGPRGRVFVHEWAHLRWGVFDEYNPNQPYYLSGQGQVEATRCPSSLKGLNKIDVCVGTSCTKEDCEYDKNNLFEEGCEFYPNIDGSIKESIMYGQGLEPVHEFCDKNSHNSEAPNQQNRLCNHQSTWEVIMKSSDMSNTSPLADTNVPPPVISLLQYKDRVVTLVLDVSGSMSGANRIIRLYQASEVYVMQIIETGSHLGIVIFSTDATVKSELVKITDTFQREKLKSLLPTIANGGTNICAGVRAGLEVNKKLDGNTYGTEIVLLTDGEDSGIRSCFPEVTNSGAIIHTIALGNSADKALEELAEITGGLKLYASDNVDANGLIDAFSGIVTSSGDLTQQSIQIESTALRMGPSQCLDGTVIIDNTVGNDTFFLVTWVSGIPSITLKDPKGKVYGNNEFASDQVSKSARLMIPGITEKGRWEYSLCNTLTVDQVIGITVNSRAADENMPPIVAEAYMNADASSYPNPMIVYAIVTQGLSPVLGATVTAIIEPQTGAIQDLQLLDNGAGADILKNDGIYSKYFTSFSGNGRYNLKVRVESTTQDSKLASPKSRALYLPGIVVNGTIQSNPPKPKPTFQNVTLGDFSRTTSGGAFIVTNVPAGPLPDIYKPDRITDLDALIQGNRVTLSWTATGDDLDHGNASRYDLRMSLTAQELLNNFANATFVNISSITPQPAGSRETFTFEPENITLKNGTIIYFALIAFDDSNQNSDVSNIARAVLYIPPPPKPTSDNNSAMDISGKMSTILMVLTSGLALMAALFV, from the exons ATGGAACTCTTAAACATCCTCACCGTGGTTTCCCTCTTTCATACCGTACATTGTGCAAGAGAGTCATTGGTGCAGTTAAAAGACAACGGATATGAAGACATTGTGATTGCCATTAGTCCAAATCAACCCGAAAATCCTCAGCTAATCGAAAAAATTAAA AACATGCTGACAGATGCTTCTACGTACATGTTACaagctacaaaaaaaagagttttcaTAAGAAGCGCAAAAATTCTGATTCCCAACACATGGTCTTCCAAAAGCGATTATGGACGGCCAAAAATGGAATCTTATGATAAG GCAGATCTCATTGTAGCTGATCCGTTTATTTATGGAGATGACCCATATACTTTGCAATATGGCAGATGTGGCGAAAGAGGAAAATACATCCATCTCACTCCAAATTTTTTGCTGAATGACGAAGTGCTACGTATCTATGGACCTAGAG GTAGAGTCTTTGTTCACGAATGGGCTCATCTTCGATGGGGTGTTTTTGATGAATACAACCCTAATCAACCGTACTACCTTTCCGGACAGGGTCAAGTGGAAGCAACAAG GTGTCCTTCAAGTCTTAAaggtttaaataaaattgatgtGTGTGTGGGAACAAGCTGTACAAAGGAAGACTGTGAATATGACAAGAACAATCTTTTTGAAGAAGGTTGTGAGTTTTATCCAAATATAGATGGGAGCATCAAGGAATCCATTATGTATGGCCAAGGCCTCGAACCT gtgCACGAGTTCTGTGATAAGAATAGTCATAATTCAGAAGCCCCAAATCAACAAAACAGGTTATGTAACCACCAGAGTACATGGGAAGTGATCATGAAATCGTCTGACATGAGTAACACTTCTCCGCTAGCGGACACCAATGTACCTCCTCCGGTGATCTCACTTCTACAGTACAAGGACAGAGTAGTCACCTTGGTCCTAGACGTTTCCGGAAGTATGAGTGGT GCTAATCGGATCATTCGTTTGTATCAAGCTTCCGAGGTGTATGTAATGCAGATTATAGAAACTGGCTCCCATCTAGGAATTGTCATTTTCTCAACTGACGCAACTGTGAAGTCAGAACTAGTTAAAATAACCGATACATTTCAGCGTGAAAAACTGAAGTCACTTCTTCCAACTATAGCAAATGGAGGCACTAATATTTGTGCTGGTGTAAGAGCGGGtcttgag GTAAACAAAAAACTTGATGGAAACACATATGGTACTGAAATTGTATTATTAACAGACGGTGAAGACAGTGGAATTCGCTCTTGCTTTCCTGAAGTAACAAACAGTGGCGCAATTATTCACACCATAGCTCTTGGTAATAGTGCGGACAAAGCACTGGAAGAACTAGCAGAAATTACAG gtGGATTAAAACTTTATGCATCAGATAACGTTGATGCAAATGGCTTGATTGATGCTTTCAGTGGAATTGTCACCAGCAGTGGTGATCTGACACAACAATCCATACAG aTCGAGAGTACAGCTCTACGCATGGGACCATCACAGTGTTTGGATGGCACAGTGATCATTGATAACACAGTAGGGAATGACACATTCTTTTTGGTAACATGGGTTAGTGGAATACCAAGTATTACATTGAAAGATCCAAAAGGAAAAGTATATGGAAATAACGAGTTTGCGAGTGACCAAGTTTCCAAATCAGCCCGTCTCATGATTCCTGGCATAACAGAG AAAGGAAGATGGGAATACAGTTTATGTAACACTCTAACAGTGGATCAAGTAATTGGTATAACAGTGAATTCCAGAGCAGCTGATGAAAATATGCCACCTATAGTTGCCGAGGCCTACATGAATGCTGATGCAAGCAGTTACCCCAATCCGATGATTGTGTACGCAATCGTAACCCAAGGTCTTTCACCAGTTCTTGGCGCAACTGTGACGGCTATAATAGAACCACAGACTGGGGCCATTCAAGACTTACAGCTTTTGGATAATGGAGCAG GTGCGGATATTCTCAAGAATGATGGCATCTATTCCAAATACTTTACCTCTTTCTCTGGCAATGGAAGATATAACTTGAAAGTGCGCGTTGAAAGTACAACACAAGATAGCAAACTAGCCTCACCAAAAAGCCGTGCCCTCTACTTGCCTGGCATTGTTGTAAATG gTACAATACAAAGTAACCCACCTAAGCCAAAACCTACATTTCAGAATGTGACTTTGGGAGATTTCAGTAGGACGACATCTGGTGGGGCCTTTATAGTAACAAATGTACCTGCAGGCCCTTTGCCAGATATTTATAAACCCGATCGAATTACTGACTTGGATGCACTCATTCAGGGGAATAGAGTTACTTTGTCTTGGACAGCAACTGGTGATGATCTGGACCATGGAAATG CTTCAAGATATGATTTGAGAATGAGCCTCACTGCTCAGGAACTGCTGAATAACTTTGCAAATGCAACGTTCGTAAACATCTCATCCATCACCCCTCAGCCTGCTGGATCCAGAGAAACATTTACATTCGAGCCGGAGAACATTACTCTAAAAAATGGCACGATCATTTACTTTGCTCTGATTGCTTTTGATGATAGCAATCAAAACTCAGATGTTTCTAACATAGCAAGGGCAGTGTTGTATATTCCTCCACCACCAAAGCCAACTTCGGACAACAATTCAGCCATGGACATTTCTGGAAAAATGAGTACAATACTTATGGTCCTTACTTCAGGATTGGCACTGATGGCtgctttatttgtttaa